The Calditrichota bacterium sequence TAGAAGTGCAACCCATATTGCCCCCCCCTTTTATCCCCCCCCCGCGAAGCAGGGGGGGAAGACAAGAACTAACGGCACCAAGTAGTAACATCAGCATTAGTATTGTCATCTGCCAACCGTTACCGATTTTGGCTCGGTGAAGAACCGCAGTGCTTCGTATCCACCTTCCCGGCCCAGACCCGATTCCTTCATTCCACCAAAGGGCGTCCGCAAGTCTCTTAGCATCCAGCCGTTGATCCAAACGACGCCGAAGTCGAGGCATCCCGCCATTCGCTGTGCCTTCCCCAGGTCCTGCGTCCAAATTGTCGCCGCGAGGCCGTAGCGGGTGCCATTGGCAAGCCGGATCGCCTCTTCCTCGACCTCGAATGGCGTTATCGAGACCACCGGCCCGAATATCTCCTCCTGATTGACGCGGCACTCGAGCGGCAATCCTTCGATCACCGTCGGCGCAACAAACCATCCGTCCGAGCATCTACCGGCCACCTTGACCGGCTCACCGCCGCAGAGGACTCGCCCGCCTTCGTCCTTGGCCAGTTCGATGTAGCGGAGCACCTTTTCAAAGTGGCCCGCTGAAATCAGCGCTCCCTGCCGGGTGTCGCTTTCGCGCGGGTCGCCGACCTTGAGGGTTTTCGCGCGTTCCACGAAGTCGCTGCGAAACCGGTCGTAAAGCGGCTTTTCGACATAGATCCTCGACCCGCAGAGACAGATTTCACCTTGATTGCGAAAGGCGGCTTCAAGGGCTGTCTCGAGCGCGGCATCGTAGTCCGTATCCGCGCTTACAAGGTAGGGATTCTTGCCGCCCATTTCCAAAGATAACTTCTTGAAGAGAGGCGCGGCGGCGAGCGCAATCCGGCGACCGGTTTCGGTGCCGCCGGTGAAGGTTATCGCCGTCAGGCCGGGATGCGCCGCCATCGCGGCTCCGGTCTTCGCGCCCAGCCCGTGCACGAGATTGAACGCCCCCTTGGGCAGGGTCGTCGCGTCGATCACTTCAGCCAGCAAGGTCGCCGTAAGGGGCGTCAATTCCGACACCTTGCCTACTACGGTGCAGCCGGCTGCCAGAGCCGGGGCGATCTTCCAGGTAAAAAGATATAGCGGCAGATTCCAGGGCGAGATCGCGCCGATTGCGCCCACCGGCAGCCTCAGGACATAACTGTAGCCGGCCGCAGTTGACTGGTAGGATTCGCCGCCGAAGCCTTGCAGAAGTCCGGCAAAGAAGCGGAGGTTGGCTATGGCACGCGGAATGTCGAGCGACCGCGCCAGACTGACCGGCTTGCCGGTGTCGTCCGACTCGGCATAGACAAACTCATCGAACCGCGCTTCGATTCCATCGGCAATAGCCTGGAGCGCGCCGGCGCGCTGCGCCTCCGACCATCCCGACCAGACCGGAAACGCCGCCTGCGCGCCCGTGACAGCCGCCTCAATGTCGCGTTCGTCCGAATCGGGCAGTTCACACAGCACCTCGCCAGTCGCCGGTTCATAGTCGGGCAGATAGGCACCCGAAATAGGCGGCTGAAAGAAGCCTCTGATGTAGTTCTTGAGCCGCTTCACAAGCCTTGCCGCGCAGTCCTGCCGCCATCGACGGGCAGGTTGACGCCGGTAATATAGGAAGCCGCCGGCGACGCGAGAAAGGTCGCCACCGCCGCGATCTCCTCAGGGCGACCGAACCTGCCGGCAGGAATCGAACGAAGACTCTCCGCCTCGACTGCCTCGATCGACAGGTTATCCTTTTGCGCCTTGGATTGCAAGAGCGACCGAAGCCGGTCGGTGGCGGTCATTCCGGGCAGGAGATTGTTGACCGTGATGCCGTAAGGCGCCAGTTCACCGGCCAGGGTTCGCCCCCATTGGGCAACCGCGCCGCGAAGTGCGTTCGAGACGCCGAGTCCGGCAATCGGCGCAACGACGGACGTCGAGAGGATATTGATGATTCGGCCGTATCTTGATTCCATCATTCCAGGAAGAACCGACTGCAATAATACTTGATACGCCGCAAGATGGCCGTTCAAGGCCGTCAGATAGTCATCGGGCGTCGCATCGGCGGCCCGGCCGGGCGGGGGCCCGCCGCTGTTGTTGACAAGGCACAGCACCGGCCGCTTACTCATGGCGATCGTTCCAGCGACCTCGCGCACCCGTGCTGTATCGTGAAAGTCGAGAGCGAAGTGCTCGTGCCTTGCGTCGTCGCTCCGGTGCAAGGCGCTCGCGACCTCCCGGAGCCGTTCTTCGTTGCGGCCGAGCAGGACGACCTCGGCACCGGCGCGGGCAAATGATTCGGCGATCGCCCGCCCGATGCCGCTCGACGCCCCGCCGATTACGGCTCTAAGTCCAAGCAGGGAGGCTCTATTCCCGGATTGCATGGTCTTCACCATTTGCCCATTTCCTGATCTTCGTTCAGCACCTGGCAGTCTGGACTATCCGTGCAACTGCATTTTATTCACCGCCAGGGCAGCCTCTTTGACCGCCTCGGAGAGCGTCGGGTGGGCGTGGATCGTCCGCCCGAGGTCTTCGCTCGAGGCGCTGAATTCGAGCGCCAATGCGGCTTCTGCGATCATGTCCGAAGCCCTCGGGCCAAGAATATGGATGCCGAGCACCCGATCGGTGGTAGCGTCGGCGACGACCTTTACCAGTCCTTCCGGTTCGCCAAGACTGAGCGCCCGGCCATTGCCCCGAAAGAAGAACTTGCCCGACTTTACCGCGTGGCCTCGCTGAGTGGCTTCCTCTTCGGACAGCCCAACGACAGCCAGTTCCGGCGCGGTGTAGATCACATTGGGAATCGCGTCGTAGTTGACGAAAGCGGCATGCCCGGCGACCAGTTCCGCGACGGCAACGCCTTCTTCGGATGCCTTGTGAGCCAGCATCGGACCCCGGATCAGGTCGCCGATGGCATAGACGCCCTCGACCGAAGTCTGGAAGCGGTCATCGACGACAACCCGGCCCCGTTCGGTCGTGACGCCTGCTTCCTCAAGTCGCAGTCCGTCGCTGAAGGGTTTGCGGCCGACTGCGACCAGGACCTTGTCGCAAGTCAATTTATCTTCCCTGCCATCCTTGCCGGTGAGGGTAAGTAATGCTTTGCCGCGAGCCACCTTGGCTGCGGTAACCTGCGTTTCAAGGCGAAACTCGAGGCCCTGTGAGGTGAGTGACCGCTGCAAGAGGGTGGTCAACTGTCGGTCGGCAAAGGGGGCTATGGCGGGGAGCATCTCGACGACCGTGACTTTGGCGCCGAGCCGGTTCCAGACCGAGCCGAGTTCGAGCCCGACGGCACCGGCGCCGACAACGACCAGGTGATCCGGAACGGCGTCGAAGGCGAGGGCTTCGGTCGATGAGACAACTACTTTTCCGTCGAAAGGCATAAAGGGAAGTTCGACCGGCACCGAACCCGTCGCCAGCACGATGACTTTCGCTGCAATCTCGTCGCCGCCATTCTTCCCATCACCTTTCACCACCACCATCCCCGGCCCGGCGAGCCGTCCTCTGCCGCGGATCACCTCGACGCGCTGCTTCTTCATCAGGAGACTGATGCCGTCGGTTAGCGTCCGGACGATCCGCTCCTTTTCACCGAGCATCTTCGGCAGGTCGAGTGTAACACTGCCAGCCGCGATCCCGAATGCAGGAAACTTATGCCCGACGCTGTGAAACCACTCGCTCGCTTCGAGCAACGCTTTGGATGGAATGCAGCCGACGTTAAGGCAGGTGCCGCCGAGCCTATCGCCGGGGTCTATAAGGAGCGTCTTCAGCCCCAACTGCCCGGACCTCAAGGCGCAGACATATCCTCCCGGCCCGGCGCCAATGATCGCGATGTCGTAGGACATAAAATAATGCCATTTATGGGTGCATTATCATCTTGTTTTGTCCCCCCGCTCAGCGGGGGTGTATAGGGGGGTTGAAGTGCAACCCCATATTACCCCCCCGAAGCAGGGGGGAGAAGACAAGAACTAACGGCACCAAGTAGTATTAATCAGTGCAGAAAAGAGTTGACTTGGAGGGCGGACATTCCTGTCCGCCCTTGCCTAAAAGGAACTCTTCATCAGGGCGGACAGGAATGTCCGCCCTCCAAGAACGGCAACAATAATCTGCACCTCCTAATAGTGTTAAAGTTAATGACCAATGTCCAGTGGTCAATAGTCATTCAGAGGGGGATATTGCCGTGCTTCTTCTTTGGGTTGGAATCGACCTTGCTGTCGAGCATCTCGAGCGCGGCGATCAACTTGGGTCGGGTGAGCCGCGGTTCGATCACTTCGTCGATGTAGCCCCGCTCGGCGGCAATGTAAGGATTCGCGAATTTCTCCCGGTATTCCTCGATCAGTTTCTCCTCCGCGGCTTCAAGATCGTCGGCTTTCGCAATCTGCTTGGAGAAGATGATTTCGACCGCGCCTTTGGGTCCCATCACCGCGATCTCCGCCGACGGCCAGGCGAAGTTCATATCGCCGCGCACATGCTTGGAGTTCATCACATCGTAGGCTCCGCCATAGGCTTTGCGGGTGATGACGGTGATCTTCGGCACGGTCGCTTCGCAATAGGCGTAGAGCAACTTTGCGCCATTCACTATGATCCCGCGCCATTCCTGGTCGGTGCCGGGCAGAAAACCAGGGACATCCTCGAAAGTGACGATCGGAATATTGAACGCATCGCAGAACCGGATGAATCGCCCGCCCTTGCGCGACGAGTCTATGTCGAGCACCCCTGCCAGCACTGCCGGCTGGTTGGCGATGATCCCCACCGACCGCCCGCCCAGCCGCGCGAAGCCGGTTACGATGTTGGCTGCGAAATCGCGATGCACTTCGAAAAACTCCCCGCCATCGACGACTTTCCCAATCACCACCTTAATATCGTAAGGCTTGTTCGGGTTGTCGGGGATGATGGAATCGAGCGCCTCGTCGGCCCGGTCGAACGGGTCATCCGTCGGCCCGTAAGGGGGATCCTCGAGGTTATTCGAGGGAATATATGATACGAGGCGACGAATGCCCTCGATAACCTCCGCCTCGCTGTCGCACGCAAAGTGCGCGACTCCCGACTTGGAGGCGTGGGTATCCGCCCCGCCCAGGGCTTCCGACGAAATCTCCTCGTGGGTCACTGTCTTCACCACCCTGGGGCCGGTGACGAACATATAACTGGTTC is a genomic window containing:
- a CDS encoding acyl-CoA carboxylase subunit beta — protein: MTDKLQELERRRAEALLGGGEPRIAAQHAKGKLTARERIELLLDPGSFQEIDMFVRHRSRDFGLEKERIPGDGVVTGYGRIDGRLVFLFAQDFTVLGGSLAEAHGAKICKIMDMAMKVGAPVIGLNDSGGARVQEGVVSLGAYADIFLRNTLASGVVPQISAILGPCAGGAVYSPAITDFTFMVRGTSYMFVTGPRVVKTVTHEEISSEALGGADTHASKSGVAHFACDSEAEVIEGIRRLVSYIPSNNLEDPPYGPTDDPFDRADEALDSIIPDNPNKPYDIKVVIGKVVDGGEFFEVHRDFAANIVTGFARLGGRSVGIIANQPAVLAGVLDIDSSRKGGRFIRFCDAFNIPIVTFEDVPGFLPGTDQEWRGIIVNGAKLLYAYCEATVPKITVITRKAYGGAYDVMNSKHVRGDMNFAWPSAEIAVMGPKGAVEIIFSKQIAKADDLEAAEEKLIEEYREKFANPYIAAERGYIDEVIEPRLTRPKLIAALEMLDSKVDSNPKKKHGNIPL
- the lpdA gene encoding dihydrolipoyl dehydrogenase encodes the protein MSYDIAIIGAGPGGYVCALRSGQLGLKTLLIDPGDRLGGTCLNVGCIPSKALLEASEWFHSVGHKFPAFGIAAGSVTLDLPKMLGEKERIVRTLTDGISLLMKKQRVEVIRGRGRLAGPGMVVVKGDGKNGGDEIAAKVIVLATGSVPVELPFMPFDGKVVVSSTEALAFDAVPDHLVVVGAGAVGLELGSVWNRLGAKVTVVEMLPAIAPFADRQLTTLLQRSLTSQGLEFRLETQVTAAKVARGKALLTLTGKDGREDKLTCDKVLVAVGRKPFSDGLRLEEAGVTTERGRVVVDDRFQTSVEGVYAIGDLIRGPMLAHKASEEGVAVAELVAGHAAFVNYDAIPNVIYTAPELAVVGLSEEEATQRGHAVKSGKFFFRGNGRALSLGEPEGLVKVVADATTDRVLGIHILGPRASDMIAEAALALEFSASSEDLGRTIHAHPTLSEAVKEAALAVNKMQLHG
- a CDS encoding aldehyde dehydrogenase, coding for MKRLKNYIRGFFQPPISGAYLPDYEPATGEVLCELPDSDERDIEAAVTGAQAAFPVWSGWSEAQRAGALQAIADGIEARFDEFVYAESDDTGKPVSLARSLDIPRAIANLRFFAGLLQGFGGESYQSTAAGYSYVLRLPVGAIGAISPWNLPLYLFTWKIAPALAAGCTVVGKVSELTPLTATLLAEVIDATTLPKGAFNLVHGLGAKTGAAMAAHPGLTAITFTGGTETGRRIALAAAPLFKKLSLEMGGKNPYLVSADTDYDAALETALEAAFRNQGEICLCGSRIYVEKPLYDRFRSDFVERAKTLKVGDPRESDTRQGALISAGHFEKVLRYIELAKDEGGRVLCGGEPVKVAGRCSDGWFVAPTVIEGLPLECRVNQEEIFGPVVSITPFEVEEEAIRLANGTRYGLAATIWTQDLGKAQRMAGCLDFGVVWINGWMLRDLRTPFGGMKESGLGREGGYEALRFFTEPKSVTVGR
- a CDS encoding SDR family oxidoreductase, producing MQSGNRASLLGLRAVIGGASSGIGRAIAESFARAGAEVVLLGRNEERLREVASALHRSDDARHEHFALDFHDTARVREVAGTIAMSKRPVLCLVNNSGGPPPGRAADATPDDYLTALNGHLAAYQVLLQSVLPGMMESRYGRIINILSTSVVAPIAGLGVSNALRGAVAQWGRTLAGELAPYGITVNNLLPGMTATDRLRSLLQSKAQKDNLSIEAVEAESLRSIPAGRFGRPEEIAAVATFLASPAASYITGVNLPVDGGRTARQGL